A portion of the Juglans microcarpa x Juglans regia isolate MS1-56 chromosome 1D, Jm3101_v1.0, whole genome shotgun sequence genome contains these proteins:
- the LOC121253635 gene encoding disease resistance protein RPV1-like produces the protein MASQTLSSPPNPCWSHDVFLSFSGEHTRKNFIDHLYSALKQAGIHTFRDEDELPRGEHISSEQINAIQGSRIYIVVFSKDYASSSWCLDELVEIVRCKNALSHTLLPIFFDVIPRDVRKQTQTFAEAFISHEKRFRAEMERVQKWREALTEAANVSGLDLQNDANGFESRLIEKIVEEILCKVNQVYLHVAVHPVGIDSRVEEMKALLNIGTSDVRVVGIYGIGGIGKTTIAKAVYNEICNGFEGSSCLLQIKEMSQQPDGLIHLQEQLVSDILKTKNLKAGNVDGGINERFCRKRVLIVLDDVDHLNQFSSLVGNLEWLAPGSRVIATTRDEHLLTELGVNEKYEVLELNPEESLQLFSWHAFRMAHPKDGFLQLSIDAVGYVGGIPHSLEALGCYLLGRSIIEWKSALEKLQKIPHMNIHYNKL, from the exons ATGGCTTCTCAGACCCTTTCATCCCCTCCCAATCCTTGTTGGAGCCATGATGTCTTCCTTAGTTTCAGTGGTGAACACACCCGCAAGAACTTCATTGACCACCTCTATAGTGCCCTCAAGCAAGCTGGAATTCACACCTTTCGAGATGAAGACGAGCTTCCAAGAGGAGAGCACATTTCTAGTGAACAGATCAATGCTATTCAAGGATCCAGAATTTACATTGTCGTTTTCTCAAAAGACTATGCTTCTTCCAGTTGGTGCCTTGACGAGCTTGTGGAGATTGTGCGCTGTAAGAATGCCCTGAGCCACACTCTTCTTCCAATATTTTTTGATGTGATTCCCAGAGATGTCCGAAAACAGACCCAAACTTTTGCTGAAGCATTCATTAGCCATGAAAAGCGGTTTCGGGCTGAGATGGAGAGGGTGCAGAAGTGGAGAGAAGCTCTTACCGAAGCTGCAAATGTTTCCGGCTTGGATCTCCAGAATGATGCAAATGG GTTCGAATCAAGGCTTATTGAGAAGATAGTTGAAGAAATTTTGTGTAAAGTAAACCAAGTTTACTTGCATGTTGCTGTCCACCCTGTAGGAATAGATTCTCGTGTTGAAGAGATGAAAGCTTTATTAAATATTGGAACAAGTGATGTTCGTGTTGTAGGTATCTATGGGATAGGTGGAATCGGTAAAACAACCATAGCTAAAGCTGTCTATAATGAAATATGTAATGGTTTTGAAGGAAGCAGTTGTCTTCTACAGATTAAAGAAATGTCACAACAACCTGACGGTTTAATTCATTTACAAGAACAACTTGTTTCTGATATCTTGAAAACAAAGAACTTGAAGGCTGGGAATGTTGATGGAGGAATCAATGAAAGATTTTGTCGCAAAAGAGTTCTTATTGTTCTTGATGATGTGGATCATTTAAACCAGTTTAGTTCATTAGTTGGAAACCTCGAGTGGTTGGCTCCAGGAAGTAGAGTTATTGCTACGACAAGAGATGAACATTTGCTTACTGAGCTAGGAGTAAATGAGAAATACGAGGTACTGGAATTGAATCCTGAGGAGTCCCTTCAACTTTTCAGTTGGCATGCCTTTAGAATGGCCCATCCAAAAGATGGTTTCTTACAGCTTTCGATTGATGCAGTGGGTTATGTTGGAGGAATTCCACATTCTCTTGAAGCTCTGGGTTGTTATCTTCTAGGAAGAAGCATTATTGAATGGAAAAGCGcattagaaaaattacaaaaaattccTCATATGAATATTCATTACAATAAGTTGTGA